From one Tsukamurella tyrosinosolvens genomic stretch:
- a CDS encoding penicillin-binding protein, which yields MSKPGVIAKLAGCVLLAGLLVAGVLFPYVGGLGLISNRAADTVDNISSELLEGQVPEVTTVSDATGAPMAYLYDQRRVQVPFDQISPDMVRSIISIEDKRFMEHDGVDYQGTVRAFLKNQSAGEVQQGASTLDQQYIKNYQLLVLAKSDADRRAAVATTPARKLREVRMALTLERTLTERAKEEHGVDDARAKVIAKEQILARYLNLVPFGNGAYGIEVAAQTYFGKRAAQLNIQESAMLAGMVQSSSSLNPYANPQGVIDRRNTVLDTLVANFPDKAAEYEAAKRTPLGVLPRPNTLPGGCISAVANRGYFCDYVLQYLSEAGIPKETVMRGGYTIRTTLDPRVQDSVQAALNTTASPTLSNVAQVMNVIKPGETSHDIVAMNSSRVYGLDVGKRQTVQPEPFAQVGDGAGSTFKIFTVAAAMEKGMGLDTNVTVPSTVQVKGMGHGGYAGCPSDSYCVKNAGPYPYSMSLTQALATSPNTPFIKLIEQVGVTPVVDMAVKLGLRSYTQPGSSGFGNDSLADMFKKQNLASFTLGPTAVSALELTNVSATLASGGVWCPANPIQSITQPKRNSDGIQTVGADGKPETTPVPYKSEKCEQVIEKGLANTLANALSADDRGAGTSAGAASRAGWTLPLSGKTGTTETFRSSAFLAYTNQYAGASYVYNDGNSPGPICTSPLRPCGDGNVYGGNEPATAWYTALKPISTIYGPISLPPVDPKYKDGFGPGKIPNVIGLSQAAARSRVEAAGFKTTVAWVNNSAANGTVVSTSPSGFSQPGSTITLNLSNGIAPAPSNPSAPGVQTGPGGTTITIPGFGQFTIPGAGGQGGGPVETPAPEPPGN from the coding sequence GTGTCGAAACCCGGAGTGATCGCGAAGCTGGCCGGCTGTGTCCTGCTGGCCGGACTGCTGGTCGCCGGCGTCCTGTTCCCCTACGTCGGCGGGCTGGGGTTGATCTCCAACCGCGCCGCGGACACCGTCGACAACATCAGTTCCGAACTGCTCGAGGGCCAGGTCCCCGAGGTCACCACCGTCTCCGACGCGACCGGTGCGCCCATGGCCTACCTCTACGACCAGCGCCGCGTGCAGGTCCCCTTCGATCAGATCTCGCCCGACATGGTGCGCTCGATCATCTCGATCGAGGACAAGCGGTTCATGGAGCACGACGGCGTCGACTACCAGGGCACCGTGCGCGCCTTCCTCAAGAACCAGTCCGCGGGCGAGGTGCAGCAGGGCGCGTCCACGCTGGATCAGCAGTACATCAAGAACTACCAGCTGCTCGTTCTCGCGAAATCCGACGCGGACCGGCGCGCGGCCGTCGCCACCACCCCGGCGCGCAAGCTCCGCGAGGTGCGGATGGCGCTGACCCTCGAGCGCACGCTCACCGAGCGCGCGAAGGAGGAGCACGGCGTCGACGACGCGCGCGCGAAGGTGATCGCCAAGGAGCAGATCCTGGCGCGGTACCTCAACCTCGTGCCCTTCGGCAACGGCGCGTACGGCATCGAGGTGGCCGCGCAGACCTACTTCGGCAAGCGCGCCGCGCAGCTGAACATCCAGGAGTCGGCGATGCTCGCCGGCATGGTGCAGTCGAGCTCGTCGCTCAACCCCTACGCCAATCCGCAGGGCGTGATCGACCGCCGCAACACCGTCCTCGACACCCTCGTGGCGAACTTCCCGGACAAGGCGGCCGAGTACGAGGCCGCCAAGCGGACCCCGCTCGGCGTGCTGCCGCGGCCCAACACCCTCCCGGGCGGCTGCATCTCCGCGGTCGCGAACCGCGGCTACTTCTGCGACTACGTGCTGCAGTACCTCTCCGAGGCGGGCATCCCCAAGGAGACGGTGATGCGCGGCGGCTACACGATCCGCACCACGCTGGACCCGCGGGTGCAGGACTCGGTGCAGGCCGCGCTCAACACCACCGCGAGCCCCACGCTCTCGAACGTCGCGCAGGTCATGAACGTGATCAAACCGGGCGAGACCTCGCACGACATCGTCGCGATGAACTCCTCCCGCGTCTACGGCCTGGACGTGGGCAAGCGGCAGACCGTCCAGCCGGAACCCTTCGCCCAGGTCGGCGACGGCGCCGGCTCGACCTTCAAGATCTTCACCGTCGCCGCGGCGATGGAGAAGGGCATGGGCCTCGACACCAACGTGACGGTCCCGTCGACGGTGCAGGTCAAGGGCATGGGCCACGGTGGCTACGCCGGTTGTCCGTCGGACTCGTACTGTGTGAAGAACGCCGGCCCGTATCCCTATTCGATGTCGCTGACGCAGGCGCTCGCCACGTCGCCGAACACCCCGTTCATCAAGCTCATCGAGCAGGTGGGCGTGACCCCGGTCGTCGACATGGCGGTCAAGCTGGGCCTGCGCTCCTACACCCAGCCGGGCAGCTCGGGCTTCGGCAACGACAGCCTCGCCGACATGTTCAAGAAGCAGAACCTGGCGTCGTTCACGCTCGGCCCGACCGCCGTGAGCGCACTGGAGCTGACGAACGTGTCCGCCACCCTGGCCTCCGGGGGCGTCTGGTGCCCGGCGAATCCGATCCAGTCGATCACGCAGCCCAAGCGCAACAGCGACGGCATCCAGACCGTCGGGGCCGACGGGAAGCCGGAGACCACGCCGGTGCCCTACAAGTCGGAGAAGTGCGAGCAGGTCATCGAGAAGGGCCTCGCGAACACCCTCGCGAACGCGCTCAGCGCCGACGACCGCGGCGCGGGTACGTCGGCCGGCGCGGCGTCGCGCGCGGGCTGGACGCTGCCGCTGTCCGGTAAGACGGGCACCACCGAGACGTTCCGCTCCTCGGCGTTCCTCGCGTACACGAACCAGTACGCGGGTGCCAGCTACGTCTACAACGACGGCAACTCCCCCGGGCCCATCTGCACCAGCCCGCTGCGCCCGTGCGGCGACGGCAACGTCTACGGCGGCAACGAGCCGGCGACGGCCTGGTACACCGCGCTCAAGCCGATCTCGACGATCTACGGCCCGATCTCGCTCCCGCCCGTGGACCCGAAGTACAAGGACGGCTTCGGCCCGGGCAAGATCCCCAACGTCATCGGACTCTCCCAGGCGGCGGCGAGGTCCCGCGTCGAGGCGGCGGGCTTCAAGACCACCGTGGCGTGGGTCAACAA